A region of Mobula birostris isolate sMobBir1 chromosome X, sMobBir1.hap1, whole genome shotgun sequence DNA encodes the following proteins:
- the LOC140191916 gene encoding tubulin alpha-1C chain isoform X1, protein MRECISIHVGQAGVQIGNACWELYCLEHGIQPDGQMPSDKTIGGGDDSFNTFFSETGAGKHVPRAVFVDLEPTVIDEVRTGTYRQLFHPEQLITGKEDAANNYARGHYTIGKEIIDLVLDRIRKLADQCTGLQGFLVFHSFGGGTGSGFTSLLMERLSVDYGKKSKLEFSIYPAPQVSTAVVEPYNSILTTHTTLEHSDCAFMVDNEAIYDICRRNLDIERPTYTNLNRLISQIVSSITASLRFDGALNVDLTEFQTNLVPYPRIHFPLATYAPVISAEKAYHEQLTVAEITNACFEPANQMVKCDPRHGKYMACCLLYRGDVVPKDVNAAIATIKTKRTIQFVDWCPTGFKVGINYQPPTVVPGGDLAKVQRAVCMLSNTTAVAEAWARLDHKFDLMYAKRAFVHWYVGEGMEEGEFSEAREDMAALEKDYEEVGADSADGEEEGEEY, encoded by the exons ATG CGTGAGTGTATCAGTATCCACGTTGGCCAGGCTGGTGTCCAGATCGGCAATGCCTGCTGGGAGCTGTACTGCTTGGAACATGGCATCCAGCCTGATGGTCAGATGCCCAGTGACAAGACCATTGGAGGTGGAGATGATTCCTTCAACACGTTCTTCAGTGAGACAGGAGCAGGAAAGCATGTTCCCCGAGCTGTGTTTGTAGACCTGGAACCAACTGTGATAG ATGAGGTTCGTACTGGTACTTACCGCCAGCTCTTCCATCCTGAGCAACTCATTACTGGGAAAGAAGATGCAGCCAATAACTATGCCCGTGGCCATTACACAATTGGCAAGGAGATCATCGACCTGGTTCTGGACAGAATCCGCAAATTG GCTGACCAATGCACAGGCCTCCAGGGCTTCCTGGTCTTCCACAGCTTCGGTGGTGGCACTGGCTCTGGCTTTACATCCTTGCTGATGGAGCGTCTGTCAGTTGACTATGGCAAGAAATCCAAGCTTGAATTCTCCATCTATCCAGCTCCCCAAGTGTCTACAGCTGTAGTAGAGCCCTACAATTCCATCCTAACCACCCACACCACCCTGGAGCACTCAGATTGTGCTTTCATGGTTGACAATGAAGCCATCTATGACATCTGCCGCAGAAACCTTGACATTGAGCGACCCACTTACACCAATCTGAACCGCCTCATTAGCCAGATAGTGTCCTCCATCACTGCCTCCCTCCGCTTTGATGGTGCCCTGAATGTTGATCTGACAGAGTTCCAGACCAACTTAGTGCCATATCCCCGCATCCACTTCCCATTGGCCACCTATGCCCCAGTCATCTCTGCTGAGAAAGCCTACCATGAGCAGCTGACAGTAGCAGAGATCACCAATGCTTGCTTTGAGCCAGCTAACCAGATGGTCAAATGTGACCCACGCCATGGCAAGTACATGGCCTGCTGCCTCCTTTATCGTGGTGATGTGGTGCCAAAAGATGTCAATGCAGCCATTGCTACTATCAAAACCAAACGTACCATCCAATTTGTGGATTGGTGTCCAACTGGTTTCAAGGTTGGCATCAACTACCAGCCTCCCACTGTGGTCCCTGGTGGTGACCTGGCTAAAGTACAGCGTGCTGTGTGCATGCTGAGCAACACCACAGCTGTTGCTGAAGCCTGGGCTCGCCTGGACCACAAGTTTGATCTGATGTATGCCAAGCGTGCCTTTGTTCATTGGTATGTTGGTGAGGGTATGGAGGAAGGAGAATTCTCAGAAGCCCGTGAGGATATGGCTGCTCTGGAGAAGGATTATGAAGAAGTGGGTGCTGATAGTgctgatggtgaagaggaaggaGAAGAATACTAG
- the LOC140191916 gene encoding tubulin alpha-1C chain isoform X2, whose product MPSDKTIGGGDDSFNTFFSETGAGKHVPRAVFVDLEPTVIDEVRTGTYRQLFHPEQLITGKEDAANNYARGHYTIGKEIIDLVLDRIRKLADQCTGLQGFLVFHSFGGGTGSGFTSLLMERLSVDYGKKSKLEFSIYPAPQVSTAVVEPYNSILTTHTTLEHSDCAFMVDNEAIYDICRRNLDIERPTYTNLNRLISQIVSSITASLRFDGALNVDLTEFQTNLVPYPRIHFPLATYAPVISAEKAYHEQLTVAEITNACFEPANQMVKCDPRHGKYMACCLLYRGDVVPKDVNAAIATIKTKRTIQFVDWCPTGFKVGINYQPPTVVPGGDLAKVQRAVCMLSNTTAVAEAWARLDHKFDLMYAKRAFVHWYVGEGMEEGEFSEAREDMAALEKDYEEVGADSADGEEEGEEY is encoded by the exons ATGCCCAGTGACAAGACCATTGGAGGTGGAGATGATTCCTTCAACACGTTCTTCAGTGAGACAGGAGCAGGAAAGCATGTTCCCCGAGCTGTGTTTGTAGACCTGGAACCAACTGTGATAG ATGAGGTTCGTACTGGTACTTACCGCCAGCTCTTCCATCCTGAGCAACTCATTACTGGGAAAGAAGATGCAGCCAATAACTATGCCCGTGGCCATTACACAATTGGCAAGGAGATCATCGACCTGGTTCTGGACAGAATCCGCAAATTG GCTGACCAATGCACAGGCCTCCAGGGCTTCCTGGTCTTCCACAGCTTCGGTGGTGGCACTGGCTCTGGCTTTACATCCTTGCTGATGGAGCGTCTGTCAGTTGACTATGGCAAGAAATCCAAGCTTGAATTCTCCATCTATCCAGCTCCCCAAGTGTCTACAGCTGTAGTAGAGCCCTACAATTCCATCCTAACCACCCACACCACCCTGGAGCACTCAGATTGTGCTTTCATGGTTGACAATGAAGCCATCTATGACATCTGCCGCAGAAACCTTGACATTGAGCGACCCACTTACACCAATCTGAACCGCCTCATTAGCCAGATAGTGTCCTCCATCACTGCCTCCCTCCGCTTTGATGGTGCCCTGAATGTTGATCTGACAGAGTTCCAGACCAACTTAGTGCCATATCCCCGCATCCACTTCCCATTGGCCACCTATGCCCCAGTCATCTCTGCTGAGAAAGCCTACCATGAGCAGCTGACAGTAGCAGAGATCACCAATGCTTGCTTTGAGCCAGCTAACCAGATGGTCAAATGTGACCCACGCCATGGCAAGTACATGGCCTGCTGCCTCCTTTATCGTGGTGATGTGGTGCCAAAAGATGTCAATGCAGCCATTGCTACTATCAAAACCAAACGTACCATCCAATTTGTGGATTGGTGTCCAACTGGTTTCAAGGTTGGCATCAACTACCAGCCTCCCACTGTGGTCCCTGGTGGTGACCTGGCTAAAGTACAGCGTGCTGTGTGCATGCTGAGCAACACCACAGCTGTTGCTGAAGCCTGGGCTCGCCTGGACCACAAGTTTGATCTGATGTATGCCAAGCGTGCCTTTGTTCATTGGTATGTTGGTGAGGGTATGGAGGAAGGAGAATTCTCAGAAGCCCGTGAGGATATGGCTGCTCTGGAGAAGGATTATGAAGAAGTGGGTGCTGATAGTgctgatggtgaagaggaaggaGAAGAATACTAG